A region from the Phycisphaerales bacterium genome encodes:
- a CDS encoding TerB N-terminal domain-containing protein, which translates to MWIVAVIIIAVVLWLALRTTGNKRKTAKKSSSTPSSYVTPRPLADVRAVPPPSHPRSLPETANMQWHGKGTTLDVAGIRLRDPHVYASAGRRGSYDWATDPSEILLNADVRRPRGVVPEMGYWPWYSRIEPEHRFLYLDWLASGKTALPPAEGLLFLYYYGIERRLLVDQQDKEWALREIVRLRKLDEPRKGTRDGRSFRLYSSALLWFEVARAPELFNERAFGTVCDLTEAWNEAMMPAPLSWLARHDRPLSGDLALRVARLNPRSVQSVVTKRVSEQFGDLFRKRYTEKFGAGLDLRVSKRPRRHTYRPASGGLEEVACTIGDPTGVPSQFEPLADLWNQCVEDLRGLSRVAAGVDGTLTVQAWEAMPIELREGVDHPLAHAIQSVVANARQSDIKDHQHATLVSAGALGAAIGIEQRPKLTASQSRRVADTIQHAGFAIEPDTRMTARAYAWDDRVAVFLPSDATHSDRSRYLGAACFLQLGLTIAEADGVVDPEELRRLSENIDAVFQLPASEMQRLNALRAVLLSSGADLGAVSKRLETLLSPDARRQAGRLLVAIAAASGNIDRKELTALRKCFRALALPPEQLDETVAQILPRAGTDFVTVAAGQSGAGGEPIPPQHALRLNREAISAILAETREVATLLATAMSEESENEQPASEVTAVVVTAERVSAEPMASPAGAAADSGLPARYAPFLSALRVRPRWNREEAVALAREHRVMLDGAIEAINEWALESGGTPLVDEVDGVLLVDLAPR; encoded by the coding sequence ATGTGGATTGTCGCCGTCATCATCATCGCAGTCGTCCTGTGGTTAGCCCTGCGCACCACCGGCAACAAGCGGAAGACGGCGAAGAAGAGTAGCTCGACCCCCTCGTCATATGTAACTCCGCGGCCGCTCGCCGATGTTCGTGCAGTCCCGCCACCGTCGCACCCGCGCTCCCTGCCCGAAACCGCCAACATGCAGTGGCACGGGAAGGGCACAACGCTTGATGTGGCTGGGATTCGGTTGCGGGATCCCCATGTCTATGCGTCCGCCGGCAGGCGGGGCAGCTACGACTGGGCAACCGACCCGTCAGAGATTCTCCTGAATGCCGATGTTCGGCGTCCGCGCGGCGTCGTGCCAGAGATGGGGTATTGGCCGTGGTACTCCCGCATCGAGCCCGAACACCGGTTCCTCTACCTCGATTGGCTCGCGAGCGGCAAGACGGCCCTCCCACCGGCCGAGGGTCTGCTGTTCCTCTATTACTATGGCATCGAACGGCGACTGCTTGTAGACCAGCAGGACAAGGAATGGGCGCTCAGGGAGATCGTTCGGCTGCGAAAGCTCGATGAGCCAAGAAAAGGCACCCGCGACGGCCGGTCGTTCAGGCTTTATTCGTCTGCTCTGCTGTGGTTCGAAGTAGCGCGGGCACCCGAACTCTTCAACGAGCGGGCCTTCGGAACCGTGTGCGATCTCACAGAGGCATGGAACGAGGCGATGATGCCCGCGCCGCTTTCCTGGCTCGCGCGGCACGACCGCCCGCTATCCGGTGATCTCGCGCTGCGGGTCGCCCGACTCAACCCCAGGTCGGTCCAAAGCGTTGTGACCAAGCGCGTGAGCGAGCAATTTGGCGATCTGTTCCGAAAGCGATACACCGAGAAGTTCGGGGCAGGGCTTGATCTAAGGGTATCAAAGCGCCCGCGCCGTCACACCTACCGTCCCGCCAGCGGCGGACTCGAGGAGGTTGCATGCACGATCGGCGATCCGACTGGGGTTCCGAGCCAGTTTGAACCTCTGGCCGACCTGTGGAATCAGTGTGTAGAGGACCTGCGCGGCCTGTCGCGGGTCGCCGCGGGCGTTGATGGCACGCTGACCGTGCAGGCATGGGAGGCAATGCCGATCGAACTCCGAGAGGGCGTGGACCATCCGCTGGCTCACGCCATTCAGAGCGTCGTTGCGAATGCTCGTCAGAGCGACATCAAAGATCATCAACACGCGACGCTCGTCTCGGCCGGTGCGCTTGGAGCGGCGATCGGGATCGAGCAGCGACCGAAACTGACTGCCTCGCAGAGTCGCCGCGTGGCGGACACCATTCAACATGCCGGATTTGCGATCGAACCGGACACGCGAATGACCGCTCGTGCCTACGCGTGGGATGATCGCGTCGCGGTGTTCCTGCCGAGCGATGCCACGCATTCCGATCGTTCACGGTACCTCGGCGCGGCGTGCTTCCTGCAACTCGGGCTGACCATTGCGGAGGCTGACGGCGTTGTCGATCCTGAGGAGTTGCGACGCTTGTCCGAGAACATTGATGCCGTGTTTCAACTCCCCGCCAGCGAGATGCAGCGTCTTAACGCCTTGCGCGCCGTCCTTCTGTCGTCCGGTGCCGACCTGGGCGCGGTGTCCAAGCGCCTTGAGACACTGCTCTCGCCAGATGCGCGTCGGCAGGCGGGCCGACTGCTGGTCGCAATCGCGGCGGCGAGCGGCAACATCGATCGCAAGGAGCTCACAGCGCTTCGTAAGTGCTTCCGAGCACTGGCTCTTCCCCCAGAACAGCTCGATGAGACCGTCGCCCAGATCCTGCCGCGGGCGGGCACCGACTTCGTCACGGTTGCTGCCGGCCAGTCCGGCGCGGGCGGGGAACCAATCCCGCCTCAACACGCGCTCCGACTGAATCGAGAAGCGATCAGCGCCATATTGGCCGAAACGCGCGAGGTCGCGACCCTCTTGGCCACGGCGATGAGCGAGGAATCGGAGAATGAGCAACCCGCGTCCGAGGTCACGGCCGTCGTTGTCACCGCTGAGCGAGTTTCCGCTGAGCCCATGGCGTCCCCCGCTGGTGCCGCCGCGGATTCTGGCTTGCCAGCCAGGTACGCTCCCTTCCTGTCTGCCCTGCGGGTCCGGCCCAGGTGGAATCGAGAAGAAGCTGTCGCGTTGGCTCGCGAGCACCGCGTGATGCTGGACGGCGCGATTGAGGCAATCAACGAGTGGGCCCTTGAATCCGGCGGGACTCCCTTGGTCGATGAAGTCGATGGCGTGCTGCTCGTCGACCTCGCGCCACGATAA